The proteins below are encoded in one region of Clostridium pasteurianum DSM 525 = ATCC 6013:
- a CDS encoding rubrerythrin family protein, with the protein MALNNAMTADFLRSAYGGESMAHMRYLIWGDQAEKDGYPNIGRLFKGVAYAELVHASNHFTVLKEQVGDSSVAAGAVFGKTDIVENLQGAINGELHEVDQMYPVYLETAKFQNEKDAQRSFHFALEAEKIHAKLFKDAQDKAKTKTDIGSEEIYVCPICGYTEIGDNVEKCPVCGAKKDIFKSF; encoded by the coding sequence ATGGCATTAAACAATGCAATGACTGCGGACTTTTTACGTTCTGCTTATGGTGGCGAAAGTATGGCTCATATGAGATATCTTATATGGGGAGATCAGGCAGAAAAAGATGGGTATCCTAATATAGGAAGACTTTTTAAAGGTGTAGCTTATGCAGAATTAGTTCATGCCAGCAATCATTTTACTGTGCTCAAGGAACAAGTAGGGGATAGTTCTGTTGCTGCTGGAGCTGTATTTGGCAAAACAGATATAGTTGAGAATCTTCAGGGAGCTATAAATGGGGAACTTCATGAAGTAGATCAAATGTATCCAGTGTATCTTGAAACTGCAAAATTTCAAAATGAAAAAGATGCACAGAGATCTTTCCATTTTGCATTGGAAGCAGAAAAGATTCATGCTAAGCTATTTAAAGATGCACAAGATAAGGCAAAGACAAAAACTGATATTGGTTCTGAAGAAATTTATGTCTGCCCAATTTGCGGATATACTGAAATTGGTGATAATGTTGAAAAATGCCCAGTTTGTGGTGCTAAGAAAGACATATTTAAAAGTTTTTAA
- a CDS encoding ATP-dependent metallopeptidase FtsH/Yme1/Tma family protein, with the protein MYKLKNKYLLIPLITAAISLVLLIIFNLSSGSIKDKLYLDFEKDLASHKVSQVSLTNSPNIDVKLKDGTIYKTDNPRTDTFKADLLGKGVKVSEKSLSYNRDVAPVSVLSLSIVTIIVMLIKSSNVASKSLFSVDALSTDAVEDIGFNFKNVAGNEEAKESVKDVVDFLKNPEKYNSYGARMPKGIILYGEPGTGKTLLAKAVAGEAGVPFYAMSGSDFIQVYVGVGASRVRQLFKKARAHGKAVIFIDEIDAIGKKRDSSKAGGSDERDQTLNALLTEMSGFNEKEGIIVMAATNRLDMLDSALLRPGRFDRHIEIVLPDLNARKEILSLHLKNKPVAGVNIDDLARKTSYFSGAKLENLVNEAAILACKSNSKFIENIHFDKAYSIVIAGYEKINRSNISDKDKSITAFHESGHALVSLKTLPGEKVSKVTIIPSTKGAGGYTLSIPEDKLYQNKDYIMKRIMVLLAGRAAEDIIFGKDFITTGAYNDFKESTRLVTNMVTQYGMGETLGLLNLSELSNINYNPGNDIVNECKNIINSLYNETKNVLLLNKDILDKLASELLDKETLNEADLLNIVK; encoded by the coding sequence ATGTATAAACTTAAAAATAAATATTTGCTGATACCATTAATTACAGCAGCTATATCATTGGTATTACTGATTATCTTTAACCTTTCCAGCGGAAGCATTAAAGATAAATTGTATTTGGATTTTGAAAAAGATTTGGCAAGTCATAAAGTCTCACAAGTATCTCTTACAAATTCACCTAATATAGACGTAAAATTAAAAGATGGAACTATATATAAAACAGATAATCCAAGAACAGATACATTTAAAGCAGATTTACTGGGTAAAGGTGTAAAAGTTTCTGAAAAATCTCTTTCTTATAACAGAGATGTTGCCCCTGTATCTGTATTGTCTCTATCAATAGTTACAATAATTGTTATGCTTATAAAATCAAGTAATGTTGCTTCTAAAAGCTTATTCTCTGTGGATGCACTTTCTACAGATGCAGTAGAGGATATAGGATTTAATTTTAAAAATGTGGCAGGAAATGAGGAAGCTAAAGAAAGCGTAAAGGACGTAGTAGATTTTCTAAAAAATCCTGAAAAATATAATTCCTATGGTGCACGCATGCCAAAGGGTATAATACTCTATGGAGAACCAGGAACTGGTAAGACACTTTTAGCCAAAGCTGTAGCTGGAGAAGCCGGTGTACCTTTTTATGCCATGTCTGGTTCAGATTTCATTCAAGTATATGTAGGTGTTGGAGCAAGTAGAGTTAGACAGCTATTTAAAAAAGCAAGAGCTCATGGAAAGGCAGTAATATTTATAGATGAGATAGATGCCATAGGTAAAAAAAGAGATTCTAGTAAGGCTGGAGGTTCTGACGAAAGAGATCAAACTCTTAATGCATTATTAACAGAAATGTCTGGATTTAATGAAAAAGAAGGTATAATAGTTATGGCAGCTACCAACAGATTGGATATGCTTGATTCAGCTTTGTTGAGACCTGGAAGGTTTGACAGACATATAGAAATAGTCTTACCTGATTTAAATGCCAGAAAAGAAATATTAAGCCTACATTTAAAAAACAAGCCAGTAGCAGGAGTAAACATAGATGATTTAGCTCGTAAAACTTCCTACTTCTCTGGTGCAAAATTAGAAAACCTTGTAAATGAAGCAGCTATACTGGCCTGTAAATCTAACAGCAAATTTATAGAAAATATACACTTTGACAAAGCATACTCTATTGTAATAGCTGGTTATGAAAAAATTAATCGTTCAAATATCAGTGATAAAGATAAATCCATAACTGCTTTTCACGAATCTGGACATGCATTAGTATCATTAAAAACATTGCCAGGCGAAAAAGTTTCCAAGGTAACAATAATACCAAGTACGAAAGGCGCTGGCGGATATACTCTCAGCATACCAGAGGACAAGTTATATCAAAATAAAGACTATATAATGAAAAGAATAATGGTACTTCTTGCTGGAAGAGCTGCTGAAGATATAATCTTTGGCAAAGACTTCATAACTACTGGCGCATATAATGACTTTAAAGAAAGTACACGACTAGTTACAAATATGGTAACTCAATACGGAATGGGAGAAACTCTTGGGCTCCTTAATCTATCCGAACTATCTAATATTAACTATAATCCAGGAAACGATATAGTTAATGAATGTAAAAATATCATCAATTCTCTATATAACGAAACAAAAAATGTTCTACTTTTAAATAAAGATATTTTGGACAAACTAGCATCAGAACTTTTAGACAAAGAAACTCTAAACGAAGCTGATTTACTTAATATAGTAAAGTAA
- a CDS encoding rhomboid family intramembrane serine protease, with protein MDKYIKSIIESLCEYYNYRITEVSSDSNKEAFWAAVKTEVYPKKMFVFFKSDNVKDIDKIIDSNIKIENDYIDIVKIIVTKQNINISGIVSRSNENILIINSLNNETIYASNDTYSKAFEIINILNFFRQNKKDYKNSIVTYIIIGINIAVYLLSGVLSRNLFNIDINVLDILGAKDNYLINNGEYYRLFTCMFLHSGILHIASNMYALYSIGGLAESIYGRKKYIIIYILSGIIASTASYVFSNGISVGASGAIFGVLGGVLVISHKLKHRIGSGLFKNIIFIIILNLFISFTIPNIDISAHAGGLVAGIIISWLLFPKNEESI; from the coding sequence ATGGATAAATACATAAAAAGTATAATTGAAAGTTTATGTGAATATTACAACTATAGAATTACTGAGGTGAGTAGTGATAGTAATAAAGAGGCATTTTGGGCAGCTGTAAAAACAGAAGTTTATCCTAAAAAGATGTTTGTATTTTTTAAAAGCGATAATGTAAAAGATATAGATAAAATTATAGATAGCAATATAAAAATTGAAAATGATTATATTGATATAGTTAAAATAATTGTTACAAAACAAAATATAAATATTTCTGGGATAGTTAGCAGAAGCAATGAAAACATTTTAATTATTAATTCTTTAAATAATGAAACTATATATGCTTCTAATGACACATATAGTAAAGCTTTTGAAATTATAAATATATTAAACTTTTTTAGGCAGAATAAAAAAGATTACAAAAATTCTATAGTAACTTATATTATAATAGGAATTAATATAGCTGTATATCTACTTTCAGGAGTTTTATCCCGAAACTTATTTAACATAGATATAAATGTTTTAGATATTCTAGGTGCTAAAGATAATTATTTAATAAATAATGGAGAATATTATAGATTATTTACTTGTATGTTTTTGCATAGTGGTATTTTGCATATAGCCTCTAATATGTATGCTCTCTACAGTATAGGAGGTTTAGCGGAAAGTATTTATGGGAGAAAAAAATATATTATCATATATATATTATCAGGAATAATAGCATCCACAGCTAGTTATGTATTCAGTAATGGAATATCAGTAGGTGCTTCAGGTGCTATATTTGGAGTACTTGGAGGAGTTCTTGTTATATCTCATAAATTAAAACATAGAATAGGCTCAGGGCTTTTTAAAAATATAATTTTTATTATAATTTTGAATTTATTCATATCTTTTACAATACCTAATATAGATATATCAGCACATGCTGGAGGACTTGTAGCAGGTATAATAATATCTTGGCTTCTATTTCCTAAAAATGAGGAATCAATATAG
- a CDS encoding HD-GYP domain-containing protein: MRLEFMDRVKEDDILGRNIYTNDGNILLRAGIKLNPLYIEKLKKIGILYIYVEDSRLDDVEEEDKQLLELKNTTMRNMSQIVRNICANGNQKETKNSLRMVEDLIDYIIEMRDVNKFLYNIQSYDNYTYGHSIDTGIMSTFLGEKMNLKETELKDLGIGAVLHDIGKTRVPIAIINKKGSLTHEEYDEIKKHPIYGKEILKNNFKISNDVIKSIVEHHERVDGMGYPYGLKGHQISKFGKIVCICDVYDSVMNNRCYREKFAPNDAYELILAGSGTIFDDKIVENFKKTFSVYPLGSCVKLSNGIEGYVIKQNPGFPDKPIIRVLYDSVTKKSVQFYEIDLVKNINVIIDNIV; the protein is encoded by the coding sequence ATGAGATTAGAATTCATGGATAGAGTTAAAGAAGATGATATTCTTGGTAGAAATATATATACTAATGATGGAAATATATTATTACGTGCAGGCATAAAACTAAATCCATTATATATAGAAAAATTGAAAAAAATAGGAATTTTGTACATATATGTAGAAGACAGCAGGTTAGATGATGTGGAAGAAGAAGATAAACAACTATTAGAATTAAAAAATACAACTATGAGAAATATGTCACAAATAGTAAGAAATATTTGTGCAAATGGTAATCAAAAGGAAACAAAAAATTCTTTGAGGATGGTTGAGGATCTTATTGACTATATAATAGAAATGAGAGATGTGAATAAATTTTTATATAATATTCAATCTTATGACAATTATACCTATGGGCATTCTATAGATACAGGTATAATGTCAACGTTTTTAGGGGAAAAAATGAATCTTAAGGAAACTGAATTAAAAGATTTAGGTATAGGGGCTGTACTTCATGATATTGGAAAGACAAGAGTTCCTATAGCTATAATAAATAAAAAGGGTTCTTTGACTCATGAAGAATATGATGAAATAAAAAAGCATCCTATTTATGGAAAAGAGATTTTAAAAAATAATTTTAAAATTTCTAATGATGTTATTAAAAGTATTGTTGAACATCATGAAAGAGTGGATGGTATGGGTTATCCTTATGGTTTAAAAGGCCATCAAATCTCTAAATTTGGCAAAATTGTCTGTATATGTGATGTTTATGATTCTGTAATGAATAATAGATGTTATAGGGAAAAGTTTGCACCTAATGATGCTTATGAACTGATTTTAGCAGGAAGTGGAACTATATTTGACGATAAAATTGTAGAAAATTTTAAAAAGACTTTTTCTGTTTATCCACTAGGATCTTGTGTAAAATTATCTAATGGTATAGAAGGCTATGTAATAAAACAAAACCCTGGATTCCCAGATAAGCCCATTATTAGAGTGCTATATGATTCTGTTACGAAAAAAAGCGTACAGTTCTATGAAATTGACTTGGTAAAAAATATAAATGTTATAATAGATAATATAGTGTAA